The sequence GCCAGCATGTCGCCGATCACCAGGCGGGTGTCGATCCTGGTGTAGACGCGTCGCGGACCGCGCGAGGCGGTGGGCGGTGTGGTCTCGAACGTGCTCGACGCGTCGTCGAGCACGGTGCCGATCAGCGGTGCGCTGTCGCCGAGTGGCCAGACGGCGTCGACGTGCAGCCAGTCGGGGAGGGGATGCGCCGGTGCGGGAGCCGCCGACCCAGGCCGGCGTCATGCGGGTCGCGATGTCGGGTGCGCTGGCGAGGGCGGTGGCGACGTTCGTCAGCGGCCCGCCGCAGACGACGACCAGGGGGAGCGGGTCGTCGCGGCGGGCTTCGGCGATGATCGCGTCAGCGGCGGCCGATCCGTCGGCCTGTGCACCGAACGGGGTCTCGCCGCCGGCATGCACTGCGGGGCGCCGGTCACCGTCGACGAGCGTCACCAGTTCGTGGGCGAGGGCGGCCCGGGCGATCGGGGAGCCGAACGCCGGAGCTCAGGTGAGTTCCTTCGGGTCTTCCTCCGACGGCTCGTCCCGTAGGTACATGTACCAGTAGGCCGATGCCACGAAGACCACCGCCCCGACCAGGTTGCCGAGGAACGCGAACAGCCAGTTCCGCAGGGTGTCGTCCCACCCGAGGTCGGGTACGCCGGCGAAGATTCCGGCGGGCAGGAAGAACATGTTCGCCACGACGTGGTCGAAGCCCATCGCGACGAACGCCATGATCGGGAAGAACACTCCGAGAATCTTGCTGCCCACCGAGTCGGCCGCGAGCGAGAGCCAGACCGCCAAGCACACCAGCCAGTTGCACCCGACGGCGCGGAGGAAGATCTGCCACGCGCTCTCGTGCAGCCCTTTCGCCTCCGCGATACCGGCAAGGCGCTCGTAAGTGAGGGCACCGGGCGAGCCGGCGTCGCTGCCGATGCTGCCGATGACACCGGTCTGGATGGCGAGGAAGAACGCGACGAACAGTGCACCCGCGAGGTTGCCGATGAGGACGAGCGTCAGGTTGCGGACCACCTCACCCATCGTCAGCCGGTCCTGCATCGCGCCGAGCGGCACCAGGAGCATGTTGCCGGTGAGCAGGTGCGATCCGGCGATCAGGACGAGAACCAGGCCCAGCGTGAACGCGGCCCCGGTGAAGAGCGTCGGTAAGGTGCCCCAGATCTCGGGGTTCATTCCGGACGACACGGTGATCGCGACGAGTCCGCCGAACGAGATGTAGGCGCCCGCCAGGAACCCGCCGATCAGCACCTTGTCCCAGCGCTGATGCGCCTTCTTGATGCCGGTGGCGACGGCGGCGTGCGCGACGTCCGCGGGTTCTTTCGTGGTCATGCGGCACCCCCGGTCTCGTTCCGGTCGTACGTCCTACCCGAGGGACGGGCTTGTATGCGTCCCGGCGGACGGTCCGAGGCCGGGCTCCCTCGTGGGATCGCCGGGCGAACGAGCGGTCAAACCGCGGAGATCTCCCCGGAGCCCCGGCGGATCAGCTGGGTGCGGATCTCGTGGACCGCGGGTTCCCAGGACTCGCCGTCGAGGCGCCGGAAGATCAACGAAGCCGCGAGCCGGCCCATCGCGGACGGATCCTGAGCAACGACCGTCACCCCCGGCTCCAGGAGATCGGCGAGCGGGAAGTCGTCGAAGCCGACCAGCGCGACCGCGTGCTGGCGGTGCCGGGCCCGCAGCGCGCGGATCGCGCCGATCGTGACCAGGTTCTGTGCGGTGAACAGCGCGGTCGGCGGGGAGTCCAGTTCCAGTAGCCGGTGGACGGCCTGCTCGGCCGCCTCCTCGGTGTGCATGTCCTGGACGATGTGCTCCGGACACGGACGGATGCCCTCGCTCGCGAGAGCTTCCTGGTACCCCAGGAGACGGTCCTGGGCGGTGGCGATCGACGAGAGGTCGCCGAGGTAGGCGATCGCGCGATGGCCGTGCGCGATCAGGTGCCCGACGGCCTGCCGGGCGCCGGCGCGGTTGTCGATCAGGACGGTGTCCGCCTGGATCCCGACCGGCGGGCGGTCGACGAAAACGACGGGTGTGCCGCCGAGGATCTCGGTGGTCAGGTAACTCTGGTTGCTGCTCGCCGGAGCGACGACCAGCCCGTCCACCTGACGTCCGGCGAAGGCACTGATGAGCGCGCGTTCGCGCGCCGGGTCCTCGTCGACGCTGCCGGCCAGGATCAACACGCCGCGCTCGCGGGCGACCTCTTCCATCGCCCGGTGCAGGGCGGAGGAGAACGGGTTGGCGAC is a genomic window of Cryptosporangium minutisporangium containing:
- a CDS encoding LacI family DNA-binding transcriptional regulator; the encoded protein is MEPDPSPTAARPHPTGGRATLRDVARLAAVSPKTVSRVVNREPGVTDAKVAAVTAAIEKLGYRPNFTASSLRRANGRTATIGAVLENVANPFSSALHRAMEEVARERGVLILAGSVDEDPARERALISAFAGRQVDGLVVAPASSNQSYLTTEILGGTPVVFVDRPPVGIQADTVLIDNRAGARQAVGHLIAHGHRAIAYLGDLSSIATAQDRLLGYQEALASEGIRPCPEHIVQDMHTEEAAEQAVHRLLELDSPPTALFTAQNLVTIGAIRALRARHRQHAVALVGFDDFPLADLLEPGVTVVAQDPSAMGRLAASLIFRRLDGESWEPAVHEIRTQLIRRGSGEISAV
- a CDS encoding formate/nitrite transporter family protein, with product MTTKEPADVAHAAVATGIKKAHQRWDKVLIGGFLAGAYISFGGLVAITVSSGMNPEIWGTLPTLFTGAAFTLGLVLVLIAGSHLLTGNMLLVPLGAMQDRLTMGEVVRNLTLVLIGNLAGALFVAFFLAIQTGVIGSIGSDAGSPGALTYERLAGIAEAKGLHESAWQIFLRAVGCNWLVCLAVWLSLAADSVGSKILGVFFPIMAFVAMGFDHVVANMFFLPAGIFAGVPDLGWDDTLRNWLFAFLGNLVGAVVFVASAYWYMYLRDEPSEEDPKELT